Proteins from a single region of Carassius carassius chromosome 37, fCarCar2.1, whole genome shotgun sequence:
- the LOC132118520 gene encoding E3 ubiquitin-protein ligase TRIM69-like, producing the protein MASSGDPLNEELQCSICLDVFNDPVTTPCGHNFCRTCLNKCWKTNPRCFCPICNAIFNKRPNLKINTTLREVVQHFKEKLKLETPEVFCDICDERKQKALKTCLVCQSSYCEAHLKPHHRVPRLKKHALIDAVENLEHYICQKHERPLELFCRDDQTCVCLSCTEGDHRNHSTVPINEESQEKKNQIVKTQTNLQQMIEDRMKKTQEIMLSVEMRKKEKSTSDELFTYLSRSFERFKSELSDKMEKQQKSTEKQAKDLIRELQQEISELKRRNTELEQLSQTEDDLHLLQMYSSICTPIGTKNWTEISTDFNTNVCTLNKALIQLKEFEIVHKSLGQTVLKMMQQYAVDVTLDPDTAYPELILSKDGKQVLHGNIKQNLPNYPKRFDSCLDILGKEAFSSGKFYFEVQVKGKTEWDLGVARESINRKGKVRLSPEDGCWTLVLRNENQYKACENPCVSLSQRETLEKVGVFVDYEEGLVSFYDVESSSHIYSFTGQSFTDKLYPFLSPCYNDEGKNSSPLIISPVLSNK; encoded by the exons ATGGCATCCTCCGGTGATCCACTAAATGAGGAGCTCCAGTGCTCCATCTGTCTGGATGTGTTCAATGATCCGGTCACCACTCCATGTGGACACAACTTCTGCAGAACCTGCTTGAACAAATGCTGGAAAACCAATCCACGCTGTTTCTGCCCAATCTGTAATGCAATATTCAACAAAAGACCTAATCTCAAGATTAATACAACACTCAGAGAGGTTGTACAACACTTTAAGGAGAAGCTTAAACTAGAAACACCTGAGGTGTTCTGTGACATCTGCGATGAAAGAAAGCAGAAAGCCCTTAAGACCTGCTTGGTGTGTCAAAGCTCTTACTGTGAAGCTCACCTGAAACCTCATCACAGAGTCCCACGTCTAAAGAAACACGCACTGATCGATGCTGTGGAGAATCTGGAGCATTATATATGCCAGAAACACGAGAGACCATTGGAGTTGTTCTGCAGAGAtgaccagacgtgtgtgtgtctgtcctgCACTGAAGGTGACCACAGAAATCACAGCACTGTTCCTATAAATGAGGAGAGTCAAGAGAAGAAG AATCAGATCGTTAAGACACAGACAAATTTGCAGCAGATGATCGAGGACAGAATGAAGAAGACTCAAGAGATCATGCTCTCAGTAGAGATGAGAAAG AAAGAGAAATCGACCAGTGATGAGCTCTTCACTTATCTAAGCCGCTCCTTTGAGAGATTTAAGTCTGAGCTGTCGGACAAAATGGAGAAGCAGCAGAAATCAACAGAGAAACAGGCCAAAGATCTTATTAGAGAGCTGCAGCAGGAAATCTCTGAGCTAAAGAGGAGAAACACTGAGCTGGAACAGCTCTCACAGACTGAGGATGATCTCCACCTCCTACAG ATGTACTCATCCATTTGCACTCCTATAGGAACTAAAAACTGGACAGAGATCAGTACTGACTTTAATACGAATGTGTGCACTCTCAATAAAGCTCTAATTCAGCTGAAGGAATTTGAAATTGTACATAAAAGTCTTGGCCAAACTG TGTTGAAAATGATGCAGCAGTATGCAG TGGACGTGACTCTAGATCCCGATACAGCTTATCCTGAACTCATCTTGTCTAAGGATGGAAAACAGGTCCTTCATGGAAACATTAAACAGAACCTTCCTAACTATCCAAAGAGATTTGATTCATGTTTAGATATTCTGGGAAAAGAGGCTTTCTCTTCAGGGAAATTTTATTTTGAGGTGCAGGTGAAGGGCAAGACTGAGTGGGATTTAGGAGTGGCCAGAGAATCCATCAATAGGAAGGGGAAGGTCAGACTGAGTCCTGAGGATGGATGCTGGACTTTGGTTCTGAGGAATGAGAATCAATATAAAGCTTGTGAAAATCCCTGTGTCTCTTTGTCTCAGAGAGAGACGCTTGAGAAGGTTGGTGTGTTTGTGGATTATGAAGAGGGTCTGGTCTCTTTTTATGACGTGGAGTCCAGCTCTCATATCTACTCTTTCACTGGTCAGTCTTTCACTGACAAACTCTATCCATTCCTCAGCCCATGTTATAACGATGAAGGTAAAAACTCAAGCCCACTGATCATTTCACCTGTcctttcaaataaatga